In a genomic window of Sarcophilus harrisii chromosome 4, mSarHar1.11, whole genome shotgun sequence:
- the FYN gene encoding tyrosine-protein kinase Fyn isoform X3: MGCVQCKDKEAAKLTEERDGSLNQSSGYRYGTDPTPQHYPSFGVTSIPNYNNFHAASGQGLTVFGGVGSSSHTGTLRTRGGTGVTLFVALYDYEARTEDDLSFHKGEKFQILNSSEGDWWEARSLTTGETGYIPSNYVAPVDSIQAEEWYFGKLGRKDAERQLLSFGNPRGTFLIRESETTKGAYSLSIRDWDDMKGDHVKHYKIRKLDNGGYYITTRAQFETLQQLVQHYSERAAGLCCRLVVPCHKGMPRLTDLSVKTKDVWEIPRESLQLIKRLGNGQFGEVWMGTWNGNTKVAIKTLKPGTMSPESFLEEAQIMKKLKHDKLVQLYAVVSEEPIYIVTEYMNKGSLLDFLKDGEGRALKLPNLVDMAAQVAAGMAYIERMNYIHRDLRSANILVGNGLICKIADFGLARLIEDNEYTARQVFSSVHQTIRIEKKWTI; encoded by the exons ATGGGCTGTGTCCAATGTAAGGATAAAGAAGCAGCAAAACTGACAGAGGAGAGGGATGGCAGCTTAAACCAGAGCTCTGGCTATCGCTATGGGACAGACCCCACTCCCCAGCACTACCCTAGTTTTGGTGTGACCTCCATCCCCAACTACAACAACTTCCATGCAGCCAGTGGCCAAGGGCTGACTGTCTTCGGAGGCGTTGGTTCTTCTTCTCACACTGGGACCTTGCGGACAAGAGGAGGAACAG gtGTAACCCTTTTTGTGGCCCTTTACGACTATGAGGCACGAACGGAAGATGACCTGAGttttcataaaggagaaaaatttcaaatactcAATAGCTC TGAAGGAGACTGGTGGGAAGCCCGTTCCCTGACAACAGGAGAGACTGGCTATATTCCCAGCAATTATGTGGCTCCAGTTGACTCTATCCAGGCAGAAGA GTGGTACTTTGGAAAACTTGGTCGCAAAGATGCAGAAAGACAACTCTTGTCCTTTGGAAATCCACGAGGTACCTTTCTTATCCGAGAGAGTGAAACCACCAAAG GTGCCTATTCACTTTCTATCCGTGATTGGGATGATATGAAGGGAGACCATGTCAAACATTACAAGATCCGAAAACTTGACAATGGTGGCTACTACATCACCACAAGAGCCCAGTTTGAAACTCTTCAGCAGCTCGTCCAGCATTACTCAG AGAGAGCTGCAGGCCTTTGCTGCCGCTTAGTAGTCCCCTGTCATAAAGGAATGCCGAGGCTTACTGATCTGTCTGTCAAAACCAAAGATGTCTGGGAAATTCCACGTGAATCCCTTCAGTTGATCAAGAGACTGGGAAATGGGCAGTTTGGGGAAGTATGGATGG GTACCTGGAATGGGAATACAAAAGTGGCCATCAAGACTCTTAAGCCTGGCACAATGTCTCCAGAATCCTTTCTCGAGGAAGCCCAGatcatgaagaaactgaagcatgaTAAACTGGTCCAACTTTATGCTGTGGTGTCTGAAGAGCCAATCTACATTGTCACGGAGTACATGAATAAAG GGAGTTTGCTGGATTTCCTAAAAGATGGAGAAGGGAGAGCCCTGAAATTGCCTAATCTGGTGGACATGGCTGCACAG GTTGCTGCAGGTATGGCTTATATTGAGCGGATGAATTACATTCATAGAGATCTGCGATCAGCAAACATTCTGGTCGGGAATGGGCTCATATGCAAGATAGCTGATTTTGGATTAGCCAGATTGATTGAAGACAACGAATATACAGCAAGACAAG TGTTTTCAAGCGTACACCAAACAATAAGAATTGAGAAGAAATGGActatttaa